One genomic segment of Spiroplasma endosymbiont of Poecilobothrus nobilitatus includes these proteins:
- a CDS encoding Fur family transcriptional regulator produces MTLSYDGIVQLLKSKNYRITEIRLAIIKILSEKKHLTLTEIVTLLEQEFKNVNLMSVYNTIDLLISEHIVFTNSFDGKQIWYDLAENPSFHMVCDICKNVVHIKDTNILHEIKLDNLKDVMTNINWEPVHFKIEGHGICDQCHNKKYEPLQFEEYFNEENK; encoded by the coding sequence ATGACATTATCATATGACGGGATTGTACAGTTATTAAAAAGTAAAAATTACCGAATTACTGAAATTAGGTTAGCAATTATTAAAATTTTATCAGAAAAGAAACATTTAACGTTAACTGAAATTGTAACATTATTAGAACAAGAATTTAAAAATGTTAATTTAATGTCAGTTTACAACACAATTGATTTATTAATTAGTGAGCATATTGTTTTTACAAATTCTTTTGATGGTAAACAAATTTGATATGATTTAGCAGAAAACCCATCCTTTCATATGGTTTGTGATATTTGTAAAAATGTTGTTCATATTAAAGATACGAATATTTTACATGAAATTAAGTTAGATAATTTAAAAGATGTAATGACAAATATTAATTGAGAACCAGTCCATTTTAAAATTGAAGGGCATGGAATATGTGACCAGTGCCATAATAAAAAATATGAGCCACTTCAATTTGAAGAGTACTTCAATGAAGAAAATAAGTAA
- a CDS encoding acyl carrier protein codes for MNVLDEIKKVLKERGIYKRIDLNTEFKSLGLDSLDLMDLVIEAEKKCGIQIPDDKLMDIKTVADLVEVIKEIKK; via the coding sequence ATGAATGTGCTAGATGAAATTAAAAAAGTTTTAAAAGAACGTGGAATTTATAAACGAATTGATTTAAATACGGAGTTTAAATCATTAGGATTAGATTCATTAGATTTGATGGATTTAGTTATTGAGGCTGAGAAAAAATGCGGGATTCAAATACCAGATGATAAATTAATGGATATTAAAACAGTTGCAGATTTAGTTGAAGTTATTAAAGAAATTAAAAAATAA
- a CDS encoding IS3 family transposase (programmed frameshift) produces the protein MGNKTSYSEEFKKQIVMLYKNGKSVINLGQEYNLPKPTIYSWVKNYNNSGSFKAKDNRTLEENEIITLRKELKDLKMENDIFKASRTDNGQKITIINNNKTKYSVRKICKILGLSKSTYYYQTNKCINKQVNNYEQEIISAFNKSRKIYGARKIKVILNRKDIILSRQKIRFFMIKNNLVSKYTKLKYHNHKTTVNNDQINNILNRQFNNKKPNEVIVSDLTYVQVGAKWHYICLLIDLFNREIIGYSAGPNKTAELVQQDFHKITRPLNQITLFHTDRGNEFKNKIIDEILITFNIKRSLSNKGWPYDNAVAETTYKTFKTEFIKGKKFKNLTQLKYQLFDFVHWYNNIRIHGSLNYLSPVTFRKQMSI, from the exons ATGGGAAATAAAACTTCATACTCTGAAGAATTTAAAAAACAAATTGTCATGCTATATAAAAATGGTAAAAGTGTTATTAATCTAGGGCAAGAATATAATTTGCCAAAACCAACTATTTATAGTTGAGTTAAAAATTATAATAATTCTGGTTCATTTAAAGCAAAAGACAATCGCACACTAGAAGAAAATGAAATAATAACTTTACGAAAAGAACTTAAAGACTTGAAAATGGAAAATGACATTT TTAAAGCAAGCCGCACTGATAATGGCCAAAAAATAACAATAATTAATAACAACAAAACAAAATATTCAGTAAGAAAAATATGTAAGATTTTGGGTTTATCAAAATCAACGTATTATTATCAAACTAATAAATGTATTAACAAGCAAGTTAATAATTATGAACAAGAAATTATCAGTGCCTTTAATAAAAGTCGCAAAATTTATGGGGCTCGCAAAATTAAAGTTATTTTAAACAGAAAAGATATCATCTTATCGCGGCAAAAAATCAGATTCTTTATGATCAAAAATAATTTGGTTTCTAAATACACCAAATTAAAATATCATAATCATAAAACAACAGTCAATAATGACCAAATTAATAATATTTTAAATCGTCAATTTAACAACAAAAAACCTAATGAAGTTATTGTTAGTGATTTAACATATGTTCAAGTTGGTGCTAAATGACATTATATTTGTTTATTAATTGACTTGTTTAATCGCGAAATAATTGGTTATAGTGCTGGGCCGAATAAAACAGCCGAACTGGTCCAACAAGATTTTCATAAAATAACACGACCATTAAATCAAATAACTTTATTTCATACTGATCGTGGTAATGAGTTTAAAAATAAAATCATTGATGAAATTTTAATAACTTTTAATATTAAAAGATCATTAAGCAATAAAGGATGACCTTATGATAATGCTGTGGCTGAAACAACTTACAAAACTTTTAAAACTGAATTTATTAAGGGTAAAAAATTTAAAAATTTAACACAATTAAAATACCAACTTTTTGATTTTGTGCATTGATATAACAATATTCGAATTCATGGCAGTTTAAATTATTTATCTCCAGTTACTTTTAGAAAACAAATGTCTATATAA
- a CDS encoding IS3 family transposase: protein MKKYNLISNYTKIKYKHSNTTDVTYKYNNLLNQDFDSYKLHEVVVSDLTYVFISNKWYYVCFLVDLFNREIIGYDVSLHKNAKLVESSFNKLQFSLSNIKIFHTDQGSEFNNNLIYNLLVKNWIQKSYSKPGCPYDNAVAESTYKIFKTEFIKNNKFKNVEQFKLELFDYINWYNNIRIHSKLNYLTPVQYRNYYST from the coding sequence ATGAAAAAATATAACTTAATTTCAAATTATACAAAAATCAAATACAAACATTCAAATACAACTGATGTTACATATAAATATAACAATTTGTTAAATCAAGATTTTGATAGTTATAAACTACATGAAGTTGTTGTCAGTGATTTAACCTATGTTTTTATTAGTAACAAATGATATTATGTCTGTTTCTTAGTTGATTTATTTAATCGAGAAATTATTGGTTATGATGTTAGTTTACACAAAAATGCCAAATTAGTTGAAAGCAGTTTTAATAAACTTCAATTTTCATTAAGCAATATTAAAATATTTCACACTGATCAAGGCAGTGAATTCAATAATAATCTTATTTATAACCTGTTAGTTAAAAATTGGATTCAAAAATCTTACAGTAAACCAGGTTGTCCTTATGACAATGCTGTTGCAGAATCAACATACAAAATTTTTAAAACTGAATTTATTAAAAATAATAAATTTAAAAACGTTGAGCAGTTTAAATTAGAATTATTTGATTACATTAATTGGTACAATAATATTCGAATTCATAGCAAACTAAATTATTTAACACCAGTGCAATACAGAAATTATTATTCTACATAA
- a CDS encoding IS1/IS1595 family N-terminal zinc-binding domain-containing protein yields the protein MEKIIEELINSLTDDQFLEFHEKVKKEAELIKKQKRLNEIDQKFRDKGIKCPNCQSFYCVKNGHNPEGKQKYLCKKCRASFDAFRNHFTYWSHLNYEQWNLLIQI from the coding sequence ATGGAAAAAATAATTGAAGAATTAATAAATAGTTTAACAGATGATCAATTTTTAGAATTTCATGAAAAAGTCAAAAAAGAAGCAGAATTAATTAAAAAACAAAAACGCTTAAATGAAATTGATCAAAAATTTAGGGATAAAGGTATTAAATGTCCTAATTGTCAATCTTTTTATTGTGTTAAAAATGGTCATAATCCTGAAGGAAAACAAAAATATTTATGCAAAAAATGTCGTGCTAGTTTTGATGCTTTTCGTAATCATTTTACGTATTGAAGTCATTTAAATTATGAACAGTGAAATTTATTGATTCAAATTTAA
- the deoD gene encoding purine-nucleoside phosphorylase — protein MTPHINAKKEEIAKVVLMPGDPLRAKTVAEKYLTNLKLVNEVRNMLMYTGKYKNIEVTIAGSGMGCPSIGIYSYELFKFYDVDYIIRIGSAGSYNPNIKVYDIFNVREAFGESNYAKIAANIDSNLIAASEKLFNEIETVSQAKGIKTHTGIAHSADVFYRYDDSLDFTHANKLDVVEMESYALFTNAIVTQKHAATLLTVSDHLVTKEVTTALERQNNFMTMVELSLDTAVQLMG, from the coding sequence ATGACACCACATATTAATGCCAAAAAAGAAGAAATTGCAAAAGTTGTTTTAATGCCGGGAGACCCATTACGGGCAAAAACCGTTGCCGAAAAATATTTAACAAATTTAAAATTAGTAAATGAAGTTAGAAATATGTTAATGTATACTGGCAAATATAAAAACATTGAGGTAACAATTGCTGGAAGTGGAATGGGTTGTCCAAGCATTGGAATTTATTCATACGAATTATTTAAGTTTTATGATGTTGATTATATTATTAGAATTGGTTCAGCTGGAAGTTATAATCCAAATATTAAAGTTTATGATATCTTTAATGTTCGTGAAGCATTTGGCGAAAGTAATTATGCAAAAATTGCAGCTAATATTGATAGTAATTTAATTGCTGCAAGTGAAAAATTATTTAATGAAATTGAAACTGTATCACAAGCCAAAGGAATTAAAACTCACACGGGAATTGCTCATTCAGCAGATGTTTTTTATCGTTATGATGATTCATTAGACTTTACTCATGCTAATAAGTTAGATGTTGTTGAAATGGAATCATATGCTTTGTTTACTAATGCAATTGTTACGCAAAAACATGCAGCAACATTATTAACAGTTTCTGACCATCTTGTAACTAAAGAAGTTACTACAGCATTGGAACGCCAAAATAATTTTATGACAATGGTTGAATTATCATTAGATACTGCTGTTCAATTAATGGGTTAA
- a CDS encoding deoxynucleoside kinase, which produces MKIAVFGTVGAGKTKVSEELCKQLNYNLFKEPLEENPYFKDFYQDMEGFAFKMQIYMLTTRIEKFFNIDNLENTVFDRTILEDPVFVRVSHLLKIMNEIDFKVYNRFFQNVIVPILKQKLGFDVIIYLKVSTEKAVERIKQRGRQLELETPYYYWEKLNEQYEILYHELKNDYKFIVIDSDNDDFSEKISIIMQHLLSLDNKVPCLI; this is translated from the coding sequence ATGAAAATTGCAGTCTTTGGAACCGTTGGAGCAGGAAAAACAAAAGTTAGTGAAGAATTATGTAAACAATTAAACTATAATTTATTTAAAGAACCATTAGAAGAAAATCCATATTTTAAGGATTTTTACCAAGATATGGAAGGATTTGCTTTTAAAATGCAAATTTATATGTTAACAACAAGAATTGAGAAATTTTTCAACATTGATAATTTAGAGAATACTGTTTTTGACCGCACAATTTTAGAAGACCCTGTTTTTGTGCGAGTTTCTCACTTATTAAAAATTATGAATGAAATTGATTTTAAAGTCTATAATCGTTTTTTTCAAAATGTTATTGTTCCAATTTTGAAACAAAAGTTAGGCTTTGATGTCATTATTTATTTAAAAGTTTCAACTGAAAAAGCTGTTGAACGAATTAAACAACGTGGGCGTCAATTAGAATTAGAAACCCCATATTATTACTGGGAAAAGTTAAATGAACAATATGAAATTTTATATCATGAATTAAAAAATGATTATAAATTTATTGTTATTGATTCTGACAATGATGATTTTTCAGAAAAAATAAGCATTATTATGCAACATTTATTATCTCTTGATAATAAAGTTCCTTGTTTAATTTAA
- a CDS encoding transketolase-like TK C-terminal-containing protein: MGVWKQAWKQKGTPSALILSRQDTPYQLAETCWEQTLKWGYIIVAEDEAKPLKAIIIATGTEVDPAIVVDKTIKKNIRVVSMPCVELFEQQSRAYQEKIVPNNITKVIAIEFSNDYVWYKFVGKTGLMLGVDDYGLSGSADAVIKYKQLEQISIINRITAYLGE, from the coding sequence TTGGGTGTTTGAAAACAAGCGTGGAAGCAAAAAGGAACTCCATCAGCTTTAATCTTATCGCGACAAGATACCCCATATCAATTAGCAGAAACATGTTGAGAACAAACGTTAAAATGGGGATATATTATTGTTGCTGAAGATGAGGCAAAACCATTGAAGGCAATTATTATTGCAACAGGAACTGAAGTAGATCCAGCAATTGTTGTAGATAAGACAATTAAGAAAAACATTCGTGTTGTATCAATGCCCTGTGTTGAATTATTTGAACAACAGTCAAGAGCGTATCAAGAAAAAATTGTACCAAATAATATAACAAAAGTAATTGCAATTGAATTTTCAAATGATTATGTTTGATATAAATTTGTTGGTAAAACTGGTTTAATGTTAGGCGTTGATGATTATGGTTTATCGGGAAGTGCTGATGCTGTTATTAAGTATAAGCAATTAGAACAAATTTCTATTATTAATAGAATTACAGCATATTTAGGAGAATAA
- a CDS encoding bifunctional 4-hydroxy-2-oxoglutarate aldolase/2-dehydro-3-deoxy-phosphogluconate aldolase: MITLEKLLEYKTFYVIRNNNYVIAQQICEQLINLQVKCLELTFTIPNVAKLISFFRNKYPTILVGVGTVLTLEQAIQAAEAGAQFLVGPVFNQAVSEYCHQNDLLYIPGAMTLQEVNNIINAKWEIIKIFPATAFKLNFIQTIKTFFPTKVYMASGWINLTNYEEAKNLGYDLIAVGAFITGDINSTGLDMEKFKTFETIINQ, translated from the coding sequence ATGATTACATTAGAAAAACTATTAGAGTATAAAACTTTTTATGTAATTCGAAATAATAATTATGTTATTGCTCAACAAATTTGTGAACAGTTAATTAATTTACAAGTTAAATGTTTAGAATTAACTTTCACAATTCCTAATGTTGCAAAATTAATTAGTTTTTTTCGTAACAAGTATCCAACAATTTTAGTTGGGGTAGGAACAGTTTTAACATTAGAACAAGCAATACAAGCGGCAGAAGCCGGAGCTCAATTTTTAGTAGGTCCAGTTTTTAACCAAGCAGTTAGTGAATATTGCCATCAAAATGATTTACTATATATTCCAGGGGCAATGACACTACAAGAAGTTAACAATATTATTAATGCTAAATGAGAAATTATTAAAATTTTCCCAGCAACAGCATTTAAATTAAATTTTATTCAAACAATTAAAACATTTTTTCCAACAAAAGTTTATATGGCTTCGGGATGAATTAATTTAACAAATTACGAAGAAGCAAAAAACTTAGGATATGATTTAATTGCTGTCGGCGCTTTTATAACTGGTGATATTAATAGTACAGGTCTTGATATGGAAAAATTTAAAACATTTGAAACAATAATTAATCAATAA
- a CDS encoding nucleoside 2-deoxyribosyltransferase, which produces MRDNKKIIYNAGSMFTEAQWNTRKREGDMLREMFPNFIIGNPVDFETNQKVRPTNKAIFELDYSGLTEADYVIFELDGWDSGTHMEFGLVVEQAIHNKNKYLFPIISDFRLHQGILKGEYPGFGLNEMITGALYYEPLNNGDVPQMTLCNSHKLACEAIKAIETRKIEEYRKKYDIKDIFKEREDTLYHGFDCFI; this is translated from the coding sequence ATGAGAGATAATAAAAAAATAATTTATAATGCGGGTAGTATGTTTACTGAGGCCCAGTGAAACACAAGAAAACGTGAAGGAGATATGTTGCGTGAAATGTTTCCAAACTTTATTATTGGAAATCCAGTTGACTTTGAAACAAATCAAAAAGTACGTCCTACAAATAAAGCAATTTTTGAATTAGATTATTCTGGTTTAACTGAGGCAGATTATGTTATTTTTGAATTAGATGGATGAGATTCAGGAACTCATATGGAATTTGGTTTAGTAGTTGAACAAGCAATTCATAATAAAAATAAATATTTGTTCCCAATTATTTCTGACTTTCGTTTACATCAAGGAATTTTAAAAGGAGAATATCCTGGTTTTGGTTTAAACGAAATGATTACAGGAGCATTATATTATGAACCATTAAATAATGGTGATGTTCCTCAAATGACATTATGTAATTCGCATAAATTAGCTTGTGAAGCAATTAAAGCTATTGAAACGAGAAAAATTGAAGAGTATCGAAAAAAATATGATATTAAAGATATTTTTAAAGAAAGAGAAGATACTTTATATCACGGTTTTGATTGTTTTATTTAA
- a CDS encoding IS1/IS1595 family N-terminal zinc-binding domain-containing protein, with protein MKCPNCQSFYCVKNGHNPEGKQKYLCKKCRASFDAFRDNFTYWSHLNYEQWNLLIQISLLGQSSKILLKHHRKPLDIIAKK; from the coding sequence ATTAAATGTCCTAATTGTCAATCTTTTTATTGTGTTAAAAATGGTCATAATCCTGAAGGAAAACAAAAATATTTATGCAAAAAATGTCGTGCTAGTTTTGATGCTTTTCGTGATAATTTTACGTATTGAAGTCATTTAAATTATGAACAGTGAAATTTATTGATTCAAATTTCATTATTAGGCCAATCTAGTAAAATTTTATTAAAACATCACCGAAAACCGCTTGATATAATCGCCAAAAAATAA
- a CDS encoding transposase has protein sequence MKSKQLENTQLKFKTLNGQIQIDETFIKEIHKGNFKDKFDKRKIHLDSFSTNTKCCIQMAVDSNNNIYVKSTNTKRLQKQWIIENINKQLIKENSIIISDMQPLYLLVEKQTNSILLATKTSTNPDASYRKLNKISKLQSNIKESLIHYHGLGFTNIQNYLNLWKWKYQHKCLTPNQQSSVLYFNV, from the coding sequence ATGAAATCAAAACAATTAGAAAACACCCAATTAAAATTTAAAACGTTAAATGGCCAAATTCAAATCGATGAAACATTTATTAAAGAAATCCACAAAGGTAATTTTAAAGATAAATTTGATAAAAGAAAAATTCATCTTGATTCATTTTCAACCAACACTAAATGTTGTATTCAAATGGCTGTTGATAGCAATAATAATATTTATGTTAAATCAACTAACACAAAACGATTACAAAAACAGTGAATTATTGAAAATATTAATAAACAATTAATCAAAGAAAATTCAATTATTATTTCTGACATGCAACCATTATATTTATTAGTAGAAAAACAAACAAATTCTATTTTATTAGCAACTAAAACTAGTACAAATCCTGATGCTAGTTATCGGAAGTTAAATAAAATTAGTAAATTACAATCAAATATTAAAGAATCCTTAATTCATTATCATGGCTTAGGTTTCACGAACATTCAAAATTATTTAAATCTCTGAAAATGAAAATACCAGCATAAATGTTTAACGCCAAACCAACAATCATCGGTATTATATTTTAACGTATAA
- a CDS encoding DDE-type integrase/transposase/recombinase has protein sequence MRDNQIQPEYVRKMRRKINYKQNKEKSLLQYPDLINRKFNDIKTKFSVLYTDVTYLIWKWERYYQSTIIDGYTKKIVDVKWSKYNDNKLVMDNLNDAINKIKLIKKDLNGIIIHSNHGYQYTSTIYHDKCLSNGIII, from the coding sequence ATGCGTGATAATCAAATACAACCTGAATATGTAAGAAAAATGAGAAGAAAAATAAATTATAAACAGAATAAAGAAAAAAGCTTATTGCAATATCCTGATTTAATTAATCGTAAATTCAATGATATAAAAACAAAGTTTTCAGTACTATATACTGATGTAACATATTTAATTTGAAAATGAGAAAGATATTATCAATCAACAATTATTGATGGATATACTAAAAAAATAGTTGATGTAAAGTGATCTAAATATAATGACAATAAATTAGTAATGGATAATTTAAATGATGCAATTAATAAAATAAAATTAATAAAAAAAGATCTGAATGGAATAATAATTCACTCAAATCACGGATATCAATATACATCCACTATTTATCACGATAAATGTTTATCTAACGGCATTATAATTTAA
- a CDS encoding recombinase RecT → MANIVEFLRTDKANDWIKSKFSNENEIARFKSNIVAISNSNELLQKADPKTIMTACYQGVLLNLPMERQFGYAYVVPYNTKITRNINGREIQEWINQAQFQMGYKGYIQLAQRSGQYLDMSVSDVRTGELVNYDRLKGTSFNWIQNEDEREKLSIIGYVAYFKMVNGFEKTLYMTKEQMENHFMKYSKTYAKNKSFYIASFDEMALKTVLTSLLRKWGIMSVELQQAHKSDQAVITTNDEKIYIDNDGNVGKNKGQMSDKTLSNNISNNIIYNEEIVETNDNVVKEEDISNVVPVNSEDAFEWA, encoded by the coding sequence ATGGCAAATATAGTAGAATTTTTAAGAACAGATAAGGCAAATGATTGAATAAAAAGTAAATTTTCAAATGAAAATGAAATTGCAAGATTTAAAAGTAATATTGTAGCAATATCAAATAGTAATGAATTATTACAAAAAGCAGACCCAAAAACTATAATGACTGCTTGTTATCAAGGTGTTTTATTAAACTTACCTATGGAAAGACAATTTGGTTATGCTTATGTTGTTCCATATAACACTAAAATAACAAGAAATATTAATGGCCGCGAAATACAAGAATGAATTAATCAAGCTCAATTTCAAATGGGTTATAAAGGTTATATTCAATTAGCACAAAGAAGTGGTCAATATTTAGATATGTCAGTATCAGATGTTAGAACTGGTGAATTAGTAAATTATGATCGATTAAAAGGAACTAGTTTTAATTGAATACAAAATGAAGATGAAAGAGAAAAATTATCAATTATTGGTTATGTAGCATATTTTAAAATGGTTAATGGTTTTGAAAAAACATTATATATGACAAAAGAACAAATGGAAAATCATTTTATGAAATACTCTAAAACTTATGCTAAAAATAAATCATTTTATATTGCTAGTTTTGATGAAATGGCATTAAAAACTGTATTAACATCATTATTAAGAAAATGAGGTATTATGTCTGTTGAATTACAACAAGCACATAAATCAGACCAAGCAGTTATTACAACTAATGATGAAAAGATTTATATTGATAATGATGGCAATGTTGGTAAAAATAAGGGGCAAATGAGCGACAAAACCCTATCAAATAATATAAGTAATAATATCATATATAATGAAGAAATAGTAGAAACTAATGACAATGTGGTTAAAGAAGAAGATATATCAAATGTAGTACCAGTTAATAGTGAAGATGCTTTTGAATGAGCATAA